tCCCTTTCTTTTACCTCTCTGTCCTCCTCCTTGTGGTACTAGGACTGCTTTCACCACATTAAGTGCAAGAATGTCTCCCCTCCACAGTGGGACAAAATCTTTGCTCACATCACGGTAATGGCTGCCGCTTTTCTTGACCTCTCTCTCGGTCAGCATTCTTTAGTCACATTGGGCAAAAATTAGTACAAATGCCGCTAACATTGGTTGGCCTGTCAGCTAACTTGTGTGCAGCGTTGATTTTTGGGACAACGTTTAAGTCACGCGCTCACAAATGTGTGCACTAGGGCGAGTGTTCTTTCAGTTTGCAGATGACAAAATTCTGGCAATGTGAAATTTGCGGTGTTGATCAACGACAACCTAGTTGCGTCAGTGTCACTTCCCTTTGAATGTTGATTTCATATAAAACTATCAAAGACTCATCTTAGAATGTCACATTTTGCTCAGCTGTCAAATTAAAATATAGTTTTCTTTTGGCTTTTGATCAGCTTGAAATACTTTTATATAAAGTTCACATTGCAGCAGCACTTACAAACTTAATTATTTTGGTAATTAGAGCTACTGTACTGCTTCAGCCTTTCTGTGAACTTGCAATGTGTGCACTACAGATAGTCCTGATTTGATGAAAGCAAGAGTAGCAAGCAGTAGAAGGCTTATGTGTTATAGGAAGGAAAGTACTAATTTGAGCTCACAGTTTTGGGCCAAAGTGGTAGTAAGGCAGTGTTCAATAGTGCTGTGCACAGTTCTAGGGAATATAGGCTGTATATACTGAACTCGATCAATTCAGTCCGAAACAGTGGTGTCATTGTGATTTATTTGCAATAGAACCCTGCTGTTACGTTCCCAGGTGCTGCATTTTTCCAGTTCATACATTTTTCCAGCCAGTCCTGCTCTAGCTTCTGTAGAAACCCATGCAATGCGAACTCGGCTGTTGTATCAGAATTGTGGCGTTGTTCCCATGTAATGTATAATGAATATTGTGTGATGTTAGTGTTGTACCCAATGCCGGCATTTTGACAGCCTATGTTTGGCGTGCGAAATGGAGATGCATGCCAGCCAAACCGATACTCCGCTTCACCACTCGAAGCCAGCATGTTCAGCGGCTTCTAGCCCACTGCGCTCATGCCCAGCGCCCATGCCGATGCCTGTGTGCTTACACACAGCGCAAACTTTGTTGTGACTGTTGGTGCAGTTCCAAGGCCACTGCAGTGCGAGTGCGAACGATCTGAGaggcaaaaacgaaactatgctgTGAGAGACAGCGCTGTACGAGATGCAGTTGCGCAAGTTTGCCAACCGAGATTTCTGTTTCCGTCATCCGTTTATTTCAAGTACCCTGTAGCTAAAAAGACATAGCTTGTAAATGTCAGTAGACTAAGATTGTGTAGGATGAAAGCGGACGCTGCGAAAACAGCACAAAAATGCGCAAGTGCCGCAGCTTCGCCCACCGCGTGCGCGTGCCCTTCTCACTTTGCATTTCTTCCGCCTGCAGCTGCTCAGGCAGAAGGGAAGAGCCATCACAGGGTGTTTCGGACGTCGTGTGCATGCAGGACAGTCGTAAGAGCCACAAAACCTTCCGAATTCCAGAGAAGCATCTTGTGCTTacgagaagtaaaaaaaaaatataggtaGAGGATATAcaatttctttattctttatttggCTGCTGCATTTctcagctggtgctttctttttttgtcctgTAGCCTCATGAGAAATGTAAAAGCGGGGTTCTACTGTTGTGTGGAATCTTTGAAAAAAGCATTTTGCAGTTTTAAAAGAGCTTCTTTAATAAAAATAATCTGGACTTTACACTGCAATGGGAAGTGTATTATGTCTTAATTTAAGGCTGTCAAAATCACTCGAAGTAAAGCTTCTTTTAGTTGTGGTGTTGAACTGGCAATGTCAGAGGAGATTCTTAATGCAGTAGATGCCTGAGCTGTAGAACAACTTGTCCACTCATCCACTCCAGTATAGGGATACAGGAATAGGGATGTAGGAATAGAGTGATAGCAATGaccggatgatgtgtataagtttTACTGCAGTCGCACATTGCAAAGTTATATACCACGAGCCATCTATTCATGCATCTGCCTTTAGTAATTTACTAGCAATTCCTCACTTTCATGGGGCTCTGGTAAATCTGGAATTAGGCTGGTCAGTGCAAGTCCATCATAGGAAACCAGCAGTGCTAACAGATATTGAAAGGAGCAGGAAGTCAAATGGCACGAGGTGCCGACTAGTTTTTACTCATTGTTTCTAATTGCATCATTGTTTTTGTCGTGCTAATTGAGTGGAACCCTGCGGCACTTCATGTGCAGCGGGCAGAGAATGAGGAGGACTTCCTGGCCGTGGCAAACAGTGACGTTGCCCAGCTGTGTGGCTCACTGATTGTTCTGTGGAAGCAATTCCTCGAGGTGGTGGCTGGCCAGGAGAAGGTGCGCCAGCAGCTGGCTCGCCAGCGCCACCTGCAGCGAGTCAAGCGTTTTGCCGAGGCCTACTTCATCATCGAGCGGCCCCGCATCGCAGTCCTCTCGGCCAATGATGCCAGGTGCTGTGCCACTGCTTTCCTTGACAGTGCCACCCTGACGCCCCATGAGTGCTGTTGCATGGGGTTGCACCATGGTTGCTGCGAAGGTTGATCTTAACCAAAGGACATGCGAAACAATTCGTATTAAgcgaattttttttacttttgagtCCACTGGTTTCGTCAAATGGTTTCACATTGTTCATTTTATCGGCATTCGTCTTGTCGGGAGTCTaatatataatttttttattaCGTGTTTGaattgtaacttttttttaagTGCATCGCTTTAAACAGgttaaaacttttctctcagtgTTTGCATAGCTCGCCTAAATATGCGTGTGCGCGCAGTGTGGCATGGCGTGTGCGGAAATGGAGTGTCACGAAGTGATTGGCAATTGTGCTGCCCCGTGGATGCACGCGCAGCACGCAGCTCTTCTACGAGGTGACGGAGGCTCTGAGGCGTTCGGACTACCTGGCCCTGCTTCCCCCGCTGGAAGTGGAGTGTGCCGAGCTGGATGGTGACAGCAATAACCTGCCCATCATCTACGAGGAGCACTACCAGGACTTCCACATGACACCACAGGGATGCGGATCACGTGAGTGTGCATGGTACATGCATGCAGAGTGCCGTGGCGGCTGATTTGTGAGTTCTTTCCTTCAGGGCTTAGCGCAGCATTTGGGTTGGCCATGGAGCCTCATGCACTTTGGAGTTTGTTTCGGACAGCATAAAATTTGTTAACTTCAGCTCATTTGTGTCTTCTCCAGAATACTAGGAGGTCTTCAGAGGTGAAAGTTGCAGCTAGCTGTTTTCACTTGGCCCAGGGGCCCATTGTGCAGAATTTGGTACAAGGCAAAAGTTACAAAAAGAGCAGCAATATGAAACAAATGCAAACATTGAAAAATTAAATTGTTAAATTGTTACAGGCCTTAAAGTTTACTCTTGACAATTCAGACTCGAAGGTGACTGCAGATCTGTTCAAATTAAGGAGGGCTGTCTAAGCACTTGAtgtcgatggaagcaaaatttcAGTTGATATGACTAGAAGCTTGAATTAGAGTCCACTGTACCGCATAAAATAAACAATCGCTATGTTTCTCTCCATTCGTAAATCTGCAGAGTGCTTTTATAGCTGTGTTGGAGAAGCAGTGGCCATCTATCTGAACTTAATGAGTAACATTGGTATAGATCATGTTTCAGTGATTTGTACCAAGGATGAGTGTGCAGGACAAACCAGGGCTCAGAAGTAGCAGGTTAGAGTAGGAGTCAGTTCTGGGTGCAATGAcgacaaagataaaaaaaattgagggtGAAATCAGTTTGAGAAAGCAAGCATGCAACAAGGCTTTATTTTTAGTAGGGCTCAGACCAAATCATACGAAGTATCGAGATGTCTGGTGGGATGGCAGTGGCATCTCTGTGTGCACAGTTGCATGATATTAATTGGCTGCTGAAATTTTTGGAAATTTTTTCAAGTTTTCAGAAATTTTCATATAGTATGAATTTCTCGAATTGAATGTGAACCGAATAACAAACATATCCAATTCGTATTCGACATttcgaatattcacacacccctagtgTTTCCATATGTTTATCTGTACCAGTTGTACTGTTCTTTTATAAACAGGTGCCTTGCATGTCAGTCCAACCTATAGAACACTTCTGAGCACTTGGCATCTGTTCTGACAAAGCATTTGTTATGCGGAATGTAAGAGAACGGGAACACTGAATTACTGCACATTCAtcgcagaatcctgcctgaaccTCAGTGACATCTCGCTTCAGTTTGAAGACAGGCGCCGTCCCTCAGCTGCTGTTGTGGGCAATGTGAACCTTGCAGAGAAGACTGCTTCTTCCAAGCTGCTGGGCCAGAAGTCCGCGCCACTGCGGCACGGTTCGCCAACGCTCTCTGCTGACGCCGACTTGGGTTCTCCCACTTCAACCTCTTCCACTTCTTCCGCTGATGCGCAAGATCGTGACAGTGCCACCCGCTCCAGCAAAGGGAGCACGTCTTCATCGCGGGCAAAAGTCAAGTTAAAAGCGCGCACTGCCAGCCTGCTTCGCCAGCTGAAGCGGCCACACTTGAACAACTCGTCGGTGACCCTGCTTGCTTTCAAGAGGCTCGACGCCCTGCGTAGCCGCACTGGTGACACCAACGGAGGTGCTGCTTCTCCGGGTGTCTCGCAGATGAAGCATTCCCAGAGTTCTGTCGTAGTCACCACATCAGCGAATCTCTCTCTTCCAAGGAGCACCACAACGCCATCGCAGTCTCATCTTCTCAACAGTGAGTCAATGCCTGATCTGACGACCCAGTTAGGACCGGTCCAAACTGTGCCGCAGCGCGTACCACCCGCTCCTCCGCCTCCGCGGACGCGCGTTGCAAGCGACAGTCTACATAGCAACTTCGATGCGCTTTTCGTCAGTGAACCAGCATTTGCTCGGAAGGCAGTTTCAGAGTCATGCTCATGCGTGAGACCGCACCTTCGAAAACCCTTGGCTCATAGCCTCACAGTCACTAAGCACCAGAGGAGGTCAACGCCATCTGTGTCATGCCAAGTGGGCTTCGACGCTTATCTCCCCTCTGGACCATTAGTGAAAGCTCGTGACTCGAGAAGTGGAGAGTCGGCAGGCGTTCCCGACTTTAGACGGGAGTCTCTAGGAATTGGCGACTCCAGGCGGGAGTCCCTTTGCTTACCCGACTCTAGAAGAGAATCTCTTGGTATACCTGATTCGAGGAGAGACTCGTTGGACGAAGTCTTTCTCTGTCCTGGGACTGGCGGCTCCAGCAAGTCTACGTCAGGTTATGAAAGTGCAGACACTTCGTCTGACGTTGTTACCATTGCACCGATGCCCGAAAAGGTAGCCTTGTCCCCGCAAGACAGCGGAACATCGCTACCGCCGCTTCCACCACCACAGTTCAGGGATGCTCCCAAGGACGTTACGGCAAGGAATCACAGCACTCATCCTTGTTCTTCGTCACCGCATAAAGAAGGCTGCAAAGCAAACGGTTCCATCTGTACAGACCAGCAATCCTCAGCTGCTTCCCGCGTCGAAGAGGTTGTCTCGAACGGTGTCACGTCTTCAACAGAGAAAAAGGGGGAGCCCGTTAATGCTCCCATGATGGCGTGCGAAGGGACAGCATTTTTTCCCAAGCCACCTGCTGAGTTTGCGAGCGACCAGATTCCACACTCGACTCCTGTCGTGCCAGAGAATGGAAACGATGAGGAACCACCCGAGGACCCCAACATGATTCAGAACGGTGTTGAGAAAGAAGTGTTTCCAGTCGACGGGGAGGCGAGGCGGCGGTTCGAGGAGTGCAGGTCTTACCTCGAAACCAAGTGCACCTTAATAGAAATGCTGACCGACCCCAAGGATGAGTACAATGCAGCCCTGGACAGTGTCGTCGAGTCGTCACAGGACCTCTGGCAGGAAGCAGCGCAAGGTTGCAGGGATGAAAGTGTTGACGGGGAAGACGAAGATTGTGTCTGCGTGCGGAGGGCATCCGCGGTCAACGCTGATGTTGTGAGGTGTGTGCATCATATTCAAATAGTTGGTGTTGTGTTCATGTCATGGGAAGAACTGCTTTACAGATTGTGTGGAATATGTGCATTTAAATGTGGGATAATCTGGTTGTAATCTGCTGGCGTTGCGCTGTGTTACCTGGGGAATTTGGTGTTTGAGGCATAGTAGCTGGAGCAAAAAGACAGTGGACAGAAGAAAGGAGGCAGGGCATGCTAGCCAGCTTATGTCTGCCCTGTTTCTACGCTTGTCATTATGTCTTCGATATTGCTGTTGCTCCCGGATATATCATACTCAAAGGAGATCGCGAAATAGTTCAATATAATGATCACtcgatatataaaaaaatagCAGTAAATAAGCTTAACTCAAGCCTTGAAGCATGAATGAGTGCATCCAAGCTTGTAGGGACTTGCTGTCCTCCGGCATACTGGCTGCATACCGCTCTATGAGTCTAGCATGCTTTGCATTGAAGCTGCAGTGAAGCTGCAGCGAACAATGCTTTGGAACTAGATTCTGCCTATCATACGACGCTGAATCCTTTTACAGTAGAATGTCGATGATAGGATCCCAGTTGATGCGACATTGTAAAATGCCttggccagagtgcattgtgtgcaATGGGCAGAAATTCGGACGTCACGAGCAACTCCCTGCCCCACTGTGGATTATACGAACTTGCGAGCCGCGACTGCATCCATAAGCACGAAATACTTCCTGCCTGTACATCGCCGATGCCAGGATCGTCAGTCACGCGGTGAGCATGCACAAGCAGTGAGCGATGGCTCATGCCCACGCCCTGCACAGCACTGACGTCACAAGTCGGTGGTGGCGCAAGGGTGTAAGCAAACCTTGTCAGCCGAAAACAGATTTTCGTAAATTCTGCATACAAGTTTTGTTTGATTTGGATGATCCAATTTTCAGATTTGTGACCCTGTGAGATTCGTACTATTGAGATTCTGCTGTACCAGTGCACTATAAAAAATAATCTTTCCAAGTTGAGGTGCAGTTGGTTTTTGCAACGCCTTCGCCTGCAAAACGCGCGAAGCACTCCAGGCTGGGGCTGCAGCTAGGCTTCTGACAGGTTGGCTTCATCGCATGAAGAGCTGTGCACTGAATGCTGCCTTTTCCGCATGACAGCAACGTTGCAGAGAAAATTTGTGGACGAGACTGAAGATTAACCTCAAGCACACTCCGCATTTACCTTTTCGCACAGTTTCATAGCACTAGCACTGCCAGCAGCTGCTGAAGGCCACATAGCTGATGCAATTCCGCACGCAAAAGGAGATCATTCTGACTCCTCGGTATATCTGGGATGGATTCTATTTGTTGCATTAAAAAATCGGCTTACACCTTTATACATTTGATACGTCAATTATGAATGATAGGAAACATCAGTCATCATCACCATGGGCATGGGCCACCAGTCGTAAATTTAGGGAAGAAGCTTGGTTTCtctatattgtcacgtggtggtgactcCAATTCGGCGACCAGAAAGAGCGAAAATGGCAtttaaacaaaactctttattttggctgacttgcgcccacaatggaccgaatcacttggcggcggcatagcgacaagcgtgctcggtggtcgtcggaACAGAGTGCCCTCCGCTCTCGGCTgtactcaatttaaagctgatagcaaactttcgagataaaagGTGCAAAGATTCTAGAACTTTCTGGAACAAGGTAGAATCAGGTCCACATGGACGCGATCAATCGATATAAATCGAGataaacactgcaaagattcgcggcaatataaagcTAGAGCTGGAAGCCGCTTCCATACATTGCCATGTGCAAGTTAACCTTTTGTTATGGAAACAACCATTTGAAATATCAGGGTCAACCTGTACGTGCAGTCAACTTATTTGGAGGGTCTGAGGTATTGGTTTGGTGAAGTTGCGGTAGTGTGCGCCCCGTGCTGGTGCCTGTCTGGCAGGATGCAGGGAATggtgtgtgcaaaaaaaaaaaaaaatcgtgaatTGGTGTGGAAATCAGTTCTTCTTACAAAAATTCAAATTTCGTACTGTTTACCCTGCTGGCTTGCACTGGCAGTCACTTTCCTGAACAAGCAGTAGACGCTAGAAGCACAGGCGAAAAATTCCGGTGATCTTCGGGGGGCTTGAACCTGAAACTGTAGGACAGTTGGCTGTTTGGTTCGTTGCCAATGAGCTGAGCCACATGAGAGTGTGAAGGGCAGGATaaggtgcagttttttttctttcatcttcaTCTGCCTCTGAGTGCCAGCATTGTTACATATGTATTGCTTCGAGCTGCACATGTGTCGCAGAGCTGTCCCACAGGAAACTGCAAAACATGTGCAATGGCGGAGCATTAGAACTTTTTTATTTGCCCAGTGGGGACTGCAGATTGGGGGCCGGCTTATATTCGGCGTTGACTTATACGTGGTAATATACAGTAATTGCGAATTAGCCACGCATATGCAGGTACCTTGTTACTTACACTTGTGGGCAGCTCTGACCTAGTTTTTGGAATGGGATATTAAGGGGTGCACTGGGTGCTTGCTGTGACATTTGAAGGTTTCAAGCAGAGAAATGAAATGCACAGAGGTCTGAATTGGTGAATTTCAACTTGAGTGGCTTGCAATCACTGTGCACCGATAATTTCAGGGATTCCTGTTTGTATGAGATTCTGCAATTAATAAGTGGTGGCATTAAATTCTGCAGGCGTGGTCAGATGGCCAGAGTAAACAAATAGGCAACCTTGAGTTTGTTGTATTTCAAACTAAGTTCTACATTTCAGCTTCTGCTTGCAGAAACTTAAATGAAGC
This portion of the Amblyomma americanum isolate KBUSLIRL-KWMA chromosome 10, ASM5285725v1, whole genome shotgun sequence genome encodes:
- the LOC144107477 gene encoding protein FAM135A isoform X1 — protein: MAELQASVEFFIELYKFSNVDLFQRGYYQIRLSLKVPQRLPAKVEVHLPRNTVIQGYALPIVFPACIVNGTAVSKTFQILYKNEEVHLDDTIVFKVHALVDAHRVRDILAKTDFQLSVELWFTDQNFGPDHHKTIQCVSSRLLTLHLDPSRGLHHHIPVLFDYFHLAAVAVTIHGSLLSLCQPYLRQGPVLTPSHPGFARTGRAQWFTGSPRLSSRRSMSSSLESVFFGAQAGATSGGRLVARLQRACLVHWELCSLLLTAYGSLQRRLVEFMRLLPPWEQLQLDSLHLSSCLEGLSSMAKDCFHHIKCKNVSPPQWDKIFAHITRAENEEDFLAVANSDVAQLCGSLIVLWKQFLEVVAGQEKVRQQLARQRHLQRVKRFAEAYFIIERPRIAVLSANDASTQLFYEVTEALRRSDYLALLPPLEVECAELDGDSNNLPIIYEEHYQDFHMTPQGCGSQSCLNLSDISLQFEDRRRPSAAVVGNVNLAEKTASSKLLGQKSAPLRHGSPTLSADADLGSPTSTSSTSSADAQDRDSATRSSKGSTSSSRAKVKLKARTASLLRQLKRPHLNNSSVTLLAFKRLDALRSRTGDTNGGAASPGVSQMKHSQSSVVVTTSANLSLPRSTTTPSQSHLLNSESMPDLTTQLGPVQTVPQRVPPAPPPPRTRVASDSLHSNFDALFVSEPAFARKAVSESCSCVRPHLRKPLAHSLTVTKHQRRSTPSVSCQVGFDAYLPSGPLVKARDSRSGESAGVPDFRRESLGIGDSRRESLCLPDSRRESLGIPDSRRDSLDEVFLCPGTGGSSKSTSGYESADTSSDVVTIAPMPEKVALSPQDSGTSLPPLPPPQFRDAPKDVTARNHSTHPCSSSPHKEGCKANGSICTDQQSSAASRVEEVVSNGVTSSTEKKGEPVNAPMMACEGTAFFPKPPAEFASDQIPHSTPVVPENGNDEEPPEDPNMIQNGVEKEVFPVDGEARRRFEECRSYLETKCTLIEMLTDPKDEYNAALDSVVESSQDLWQEAAQGCRDESVDGEDEDCVCVRRASAVNADVVSFVKAKEEFRAHLNMPWLWYSDFPVLASAVPYFQCDNDLRAFSPEGLHLVICVHGLDGNSADLRLVRTYLELGLPTVNFEFLMSERNQGETFEDFETMTDRLVSEISYHIEVFALKPAKISFIGHSLGNIIIRSALTRPEMKPYLSQLCTFLSLSGPHLGTLFNNSGLVNMGMWFMQKWKKSGSLLQLSMKDTADVRQSFLYKLSQKPGLEFFKHVLLFGSLQDRYVPIHSARIELCKAAAKDTTPIGAAYREMVSHLLRPLANKPDISLVRYDVHHALPSSANSLIGRAAHIAVLDSELFIEKFMVVTGLKYFA
- the LOC144107477 gene encoding protein FAM135A isoform X2, translating into MAELQASVEFFIELYKFSNVDLFQRGYYQIRLSLKVPQRLPAKVEVHLPRNTVIQGYALPIVFPACIVNGTAVSKTFQILYKNEEVHLDDTIVFKVHALVDAHRVRDILAKTDFQLSVELWFTDQNFGPDHHKTIQCVSSRLLTLHLDPSRGLHHHIPVLFDYFHLAAVAVTIHGSLLSLCQPYLSFARTGRAQWFTGSPRLSSRRSMSSSLESVFFGAQAGATSGGRLVARLQRACLVHWELCSLLLTAYGSLQRRLVEFMRLLPPWEQLQLDSLHLSSCLEGLSSMAKDCFHHIKCKNVSPPQWDKIFAHITRAENEEDFLAVANSDVAQLCGSLIVLWKQFLEVVAGQEKVRQQLARQRHLQRVKRFAEAYFIIERPRIAVLSANDASTQLFYEVTEALRRSDYLALLPPLEVECAELDGDSNNLPIIYEEHYQDFHMTPQGCGSQSCLNLSDISLQFEDRRRPSAAVVGNVNLAEKTASSKLLGQKSAPLRHGSPTLSADADLGSPTSTSSTSSADAQDRDSATRSSKGSTSSSRAKVKLKARTASLLRQLKRPHLNNSSVTLLAFKRLDALRSRTGDTNGGAASPGVSQMKHSQSSVVVTTSANLSLPRSTTTPSQSHLLNSESMPDLTTQLGPVQTVPQRVPPAPPPPRTRVASDSLHSNFDALFVSEPAFARKAVSESCSCVRPHLRKPLAHSLTVTKHQRRSTPSVSCQVGFDAYLPSGPLVKARDSRSGESAGVPDFRRESLGIGDSRRESLCLPDSRRESLGIPDSRRDSLDEVFLCPGTGGSSKSTSGYESADTSSDVVTIAPMPEKVALSPQDSGTSLPPLPPPQFRDAPKDVTARNHSTHPCSSSPHKEGCKANGSICTDQQSSAASRVEEVVSNGVTSSTEKKGEPVNAPMMACEGTAFFPKPPAEFASDQIPHSTPVVPENGNDEEPPEDPNMIQNGVEKEVFPVDGEARRRFEECRSYLETKCTLIEMLTDPKDEYNAALDSVVESSQDLWQEAAQGCRDESVDGEDEDCVCVRRASAVNADVVSFVKAKEEFRAHLNMPWLWYSDFPVLASAVPYFQCDNDLRAFSPEGLHLVICVHGLDGNSADLRLVRTYLELGLPTVNFEFLMSERNQGETFEDFETMTDRLVSEISYHIEVFALKPAKISFIGHSLGNIIIRSALTRPEMKPYLSQLCTFLSLSGPHLGTLFNNSGLVNMGMWFMQKWKKSGSLLQLSMKDTADVRQSFLYKLSQKPGLEFFKHVLLFGSLQDRYVPIHSARIELCKAAAKDTTPIGAAYREMVSHLLRPLANKPDISLVRYDVHHALPSSANSLIGRAAHIAVLDSELFIEKFMVVTGLKYFA
- the LOC144107477 gene encoding protein FAM135A isoform X4, translated to MAELQASVEFFIELYKFSNVDLFQRGYYQIRLSLKVPQRLPAKVEVHLPRNTVIQGYALPIVFPACIVNGTAVSKTFQILYKNEEVHLDDTIVFKVHALVDAHRVRDILAKTDFQLSVELWFTDQNFGPDHHKTIQCVSSRLLTLHLDPSRGLHHHIPVLFDYFHLAAVAVTIHGSLLSLCQPYLSFARTGRAQWFTGSPRLSSRRSMSSSLESVFFGAQAGATSGGRLVARLQRACLVHWELCSLLLTAYGSLQRRLVEFMRLLPPWEQLQLDSLHLSSCLEGLSSMAKRAENEEDFLAVANSDVAQLCGSLIVLWKQFLEVVAGQEKVRQQLARQRHLQRVKRFAEAYFIIERPRIAVLSANDASTQLFYEVTEALRRSDYLALLPPLEVECAELDGDSNNLPIIYEEHYQDFHMTPQGCGSQSCLNLSDISLQFEDRRRPSAAVVGNVNLAEKTASSKLLGQKSAPLRHGSPTLSADADLGSPTSTSSTSSADAQDRDSATRSSKGSTSSSRAKVKLKARTASLLRQLKRPHLNNSSVTLLAFKRLDALRSRTGDTNGGAASPGVSQMKHSQSSVVVTTSANLSLPRSTTTPSQSHLLNSESMPDLTTQLGPVQTVPQRVPPAPPPPRTRVASDSLHSNFDALFVSEPAFARKAVSESCSCVRPHLRKPLAHSLTVTKHQRRSTPSVSCQVGFDAYLPSGPLVKARDSRSGESAGVPDFRRESLGIGDSRRESLCLPDSRRESLGIPDSRRDSLDEVFLCPGTGGSSKSTSGYESADTSSDVVTIAPMPEKVALSPQDSGTSLPPLPPPQFRDAPKDVTARNHSTHPCSSSPHKEGCKANGSICTDQQSSAASRVEEVVSNGVTSSTEKKGEPVNAPMMACEGTAFFPKPPAEFASDQIPHSTPVVPENGNDEEPPEDPNMIQNGVEKEVFPVDGEARRRFEECRSYLETKCTLIEMLTDPKDEYNAALDSVVESSQDLWQEAAQGCRDESVDGEDEDCVCVRRASAVNADVVSFVKAKEEFRAHLNMPWLWYSDFPVLASAVPYFQCDNDLRAFSPEGLHLVICVHGLDGNSADLRLVRTYLELGLPTVNFEFLMSERNQGETFEDFETMTDRLVSEISYHIEVFALKPAKISFIGHSLGNIIIRSALTRPEMKPYLSQLCTFLSLSGPHLGTLFNNSGLVNMGMWFMQKWKKSGSLLQLSMKDTADVRQSFLYKLSQKPGLEFFKHVLLFGSLQDRYVPIHSARIELCKAAAKDTTPIGAAYREMVSHLLRPLANKPDISLVRYDVHHALPSSANSLIGRAAHIAVLDSELFIEKFMVVTGLKYFA
- the LOC144107477 gene encoding protein FAM135A isoform X3, coding for MAELQASVEFFIELYKFSNVDLFQRGYYQIRLSLKVPQRLPAKVEVHLPRNTVIQGYALPIVFPACIVNGTAVSKTFQILYKNEEVHLDDTIVFKVHALVDAHRVRDILAKTDFQLSVELWFTDQNFGPDHHKTIQCVSSRLLTLHLDPSRGLHHHIPVLFDYFHLAAVAVTIHGSLLSLCQPYLRQGPVLTPSHPGFARTGRAQWFTGSPRLSSRRSMSSSLESVFFGAQAGATSGGRLVARLQRACLVHWELCSLLLTAYGSLQRRLVEFMRLLPPWEQLQLDSLHLSSCLEGLSSMAKRAENEEDFLAVANSDVAQLCGSLIVLWKQFLEVVAGQEKVRQQLARQRHLQRVKRFAEAYFIIERPRIAVLSANDASTQLFYEVTEALRRSDYLALLPPLEVECAELDGDSNNLPIIYEEHYQDFHMTPQGCGSQSCLNLSDISLQFEDRRRPSAAVVGNVNLAEKTASSKLLGQKSAPLRHGSPTLSADADLGSPTSTSSTSSADAQDRDSATRSSKGSTSSSRAKVKLKARTASLLRQLKRPHLNNSSVTLLAFKRLDALRSRTGDTNGGAASPGVSQMKHSQSSVVVTTSANLSLPRSTTTPSQSHLLNSESMPDLTTQLGPVQTVPQRVPPAPPPPRTRVASDSLHSNFDALFVSEPAFARKAVSESCSCVRPHLRKPLAHSLTVTKHQRRSTPSVSCQVGFDAYLPSGPLVKARDSRSGESAGVPDFRRESLGIGDSRRESLCLPDSRRESLGIPDSRRDSLDEVFLCPGTGGSSKSTSGYESADTSSDVVTIAPMPEKVALSPQDSGTSLPPLPPPQFRDAPKDVTARNHSTHPCSSSPHKEGCKANGSICTDQQSSAASRVEEVVSNGVTSSTEKKGEPVNAPMMACEGTAFFPKPPAEFASDQIPHSTPVVPENGNDEEPPEDPNMIQNGVEKEVFPVDGEARRRFEECRSYLETKCTLIEMLTDPKDEYNAALDSVVESSQDLWQEAAQGCRDESVDGEDEDCVCVRRASAVNADVVSFVKAKEEFRAHLNMPWLWYSDFPVLASAVPYFQCDNDLRAFSPEGLHLVICVHGLDGNSADLRLVRTYLELGLPTVNFEFLMSERNQGETFEDFETMTDRLVSEISYHIEVFALKPAKISFIGHSLGNIIIRSALTRPEMKPYLSQLCTFLSLSGPHLGTLFNNSGLVNMGMWFMQKWKKSGSLLQLSMKDTADVRQSFLYKLSQKPGLEFFKHVLLFGSLQDRYVPIHSARIELCKAAAKDTTPIGAAYREMVSHLLRPLANKPDISLVRYDVHHALPSSANSLIGRAAHIAVLDSELFIEKFMVVTGLKYFA